In the genome of Paenibacillus pabuli, one region contains:
- a CDS encoding DUF7507 domain-containing protein yields the protein MRSIPLVVRSTVNATGAITFTGNTLGLSRSDTAGVPGTQDSIGAFTTTNTALTYGTYPAGTTSLYQSNSSAAILVLPAGSTVLYAELIWGGSYINGTVNLSSAINNPVTFITPAGTSSVTPDPATYNQFDFGNGASGYVRSANVTSLVQSGGAGTYITGAVVGTIVITNDATANHAGWTLGVIYQNPSLPFRNMSLRAGGVLVQATSAPVVTTLTGFATPLSGALGGRALFSAQEGDANRTGDQALFGPTSATSVALSGPNNLAANFFASQINGDTGALNTTGTFGTRNQINGAPGTNISGGRQGWDITNVDVSARLINNQSSAVLTLTTSGDAYIVNGNAIQVDINAPRITVSKGSTATGAVAGDSILYTVTVANAGTASAASVVLSDSLPAGLTFIPGSVTVAGVSRSTLDITAGIPLGSLNLSTSIVVTYRALIAQDASILQLVNTANAAFTFQSVADGPTISGVIPSNSSTLPVYSPNLSVVKSASTANATVGDTVTYTLQVNNRGNIAAVVTLTDNIPSGSSYVAGSFRLNGNVIAGANPATGVNLGSLAAGSANTVTFQVLVTSLPTPPTLVDQATTSYSFNSPDGRTITGTTTSNTVTIPVTLPNVTAVKSASVSDVAVGETFTYTVVTANGGIEPINNVILTDAVPAGSAFVLGSVTVGGSAVAAANPGSGISIGTLAAGSSATVTFQVNVQSLPSSGSLANRASVSYSSGAFTGISNSNSITTPVYQPIIAINKSASQTSATLGDQLAYTLVVSSSGNLGAQVTVTDTIPAGLTFVPNSVTVNGTARPGVSPLTGIALGSLQPGTTTTIVFRATLNILPSPPTLENQGTATYTYQLPSGRSLSGSSQSNVVRIAASAPNVSISKTVNTPDATVGDVLTYRVIATNTGVSAVQNLVVSDTPSGSEFVPGSVTINGTTAGSASPIAGIVVGTLNSSSSVTVTYQARVTSVPASGSVTNRASAAFTSGSFNGVSSSITVSTPIFQPVIQVVKSASTTNLTVGDTFNYSIQISNTGNIVSTVTLTDPIPAGAVFSTNSVIINGVPTPGVNPATGINLGSIAAGSSATVTFVATVTSLPSSRQLTNQAVGSYSYTLPSGRTIAGFSSSNTITIPVSLPNVSIVDSSNVASGVVGDVIRYTSVIRNNGTVAVNNVIYVNPLPSNTPFVPGSVIVNGASSSLSNPTAGIPLGTLAPGAEVTVTFEVTITMPIPSQINNQSTVSFTSGSFSGSSSSNTTQTPVIQPQISLVKTANTINATVGDTVVYTVTVSNTGNLQANVTVSDTIPAATTFVANSVVVSGIPQPGAAPGTGIPVGVVAAGATAVVTFAVVVNTLPSPQQLSNFATSTFTFTPPDGRTLTGNAASNTLTFPVSSPNVAVVKSTPSTAAAVGDTVTYSILITNSGIAPVNNIQFSDPIPSGATFVTGSVTVNGVAQPGANPAGGISLGTLAPGASATVTFSIRVNAIPSSGQLSNQSTVSFTSGAFSSTTFSNTVVTPVLQPILTAQKRASTQNATVGDTVSYTITVSNQGNFGAQINLTDNIPAGTILVPNSVIVNGQPLPAANPATSIPAGTVAAGATTTITFSVIIDTLPSPQQLVNQASVALSFTLPDGRIITGSVLSNVLTIPVSAPDVLVVKSTTSTAVSVGDIVTYSVAVTNNGIETVNNVVFTDAVPTSTVLTANGVFVDGVLRPGANPSTGITIGSIAPGVTVTVVFSVRVTALPASAALNNQSTVSFTSGTFSATTFSNTVTTPVYQPILTAVKSGSQAVATVGDTIVYSIAISNAGNYGASVTLTDTIPAGTELVPNSVIINGASAPGANPASGIPLGVISTTTIVLFSVVIVTLPLSQSITNQASATFTYTLPDGRTLGGSLTSNALNIQVSAPDVRVVKTTTAADAVVGDTIVYEMVVTNDGIEQVNNVVLTDPIDPAVTFVAGSVLVDGVPRASANPALGIALGTLAPGASVAVSYAVRVNSLPTPPQVSSQSSVSFTSGTFSGATYSNTVVTPIYQPIIAVTKTANTSNATVGDTIVYSFSINNSGNLAANLTLTDNIPDGAVLVPNSVLIDGVPQPGANPEAGIVVGTITPGGTVNVTVTLEVTVDTLPQNQRLTNQAVANYTFSPPDGRQLTGTVSSNVLVIPVSAPNVTVVKSTSAIDAVVGDVITYTVTVTNSGIEVVNNVVMVDPVPTGTVFVPGSVTVDSVARPTGNPNTGITLGSIAAGASVTVTFRVEVVVI from the coding sequence GTGAGATCCATTCCTCTTGTCGTTCGTTCAACCGTTAATGCTACGGGAGCAATTACATTTACAGGAAATACGCTTGGATTGAGTCGTTCTGATACGGCAGGGGTACCCGGAACACAGGACAGTATTGGGGCATTCACAACAACCAATACGGCCTTGACTTATGGGACATATCCAGCAGGTACGACAAGTTTGTATCAAAGTAACAGCTCAGCTGCCATATTGGTTCTTCCTGCGGGTAGTACGGTTCTATACGCAGAATTGATCTGGGGCGGAAGTTATATTAATGGGACCGTGAATCTGAGCTCGGCCATTAACAATCCAGTTACGTTTATTACGCCTGCAGGGACTTCCAGCGTTACGCCTGACCCGGCGACATACAATCAATTTGATTTTGGTAATGGGGCTTCAGGTTATGTACGTTCTGCCAATGTTACGTCGCTTGTTCAAAGTGGAGGAGCCGGTACATATATCACTGGAGCGGTTGTTGGGACGATTGTCATTACAAATGATGCCACGGCCAATCATGCAGGCTGGACGCTTGGAGTCATTTATCAGAATCCCAGCCTGCCCTTTCGCAACATGTCCTTGCGTGCAGGTGGAGTACTCGTCCAGGCAACCTCGGCGCCAGTTGTTACCACACTGACTGGATTTGCTACTCCTCTTTCAGGTGCATTGGGAGGAAGGGCATTGTTCAGTGCGCAGGAGGGGGACGCGAATCGGACTGGAGACCAGGCGTTGTTTGGACCAACGTCGGCGACTTCGGTTGCTTTATCGGGGCCTAACAACCTGGCTGCCAACTTTTTTGCATCCCAAATCAATGGAGACACCGGAGCACTTAACACGACAGGAACCTTTGGAACCCGGAACCAGATCAATGGAGCACCGGGCACCAACATTTCCGGCGGACGTCAAGGCTGGGATATAACCAATGTGGATGTGTCTGCCAGACTGATTAATAATCAGTCTTCAGCCGTGTTGACGTTAACTACATCAGGCGATGCCTATATTGTAAACGGCAATGCCATTCAGGTTGATATCAACGCACCAAGAATTACGGTATCGAAAGGATCAACCGCCACCGGTGCCGTAGCCGGGGATAGCATTTTATACACGGTTACGGTTGCCAACGCGGGTACTGCCAGTGCTGCCAGTGTGGTATTATCCGATTCATTGCCTGCAGGGCTTACTTTCATTCCGGGCAGCGTTACGGTTGCGGGGGTTTCCCGTTCAACACTGGATATAACAGCTGGCATTCCGCTGGGTTCATTAAACCTGTCCACGAGTATTGTTGTGACCTACCGGGCGCTCATCGCACAGGATGCAAGCATTTTGCAGCTGGTGAATACGGCCAATGCAGCTTTTACTTTTCAAAGTGTGGCCGACGGTCCGACCATCTCAGGAGTAATTCCCTCCAACAGCTCCACACTTCCTGTATATTCACCAAACCTGTCCGTTGTGAAATCGGCGAGTACAGCCAATGCAACGGTGGGTGACACGGTAACGTATACGCTTCAGGTGAACAACCGTGGGAATATCGCCGCGGTTGTTACATTGACAGATAACATCCCAAGTGGGAGCTCCTATGTAGCAGGCAGCTTCCGCCTGAATGGTAATGTTATTGCAGGTGCAAATCCGGCTACCGGTGTGAATCTGGGCAGTCTTGCTGCAGGCAGCGCCAATACCGTCACCTTTCAAGTGCTCGTCACAAGCTTGCCTACACCGCCAACCCTTGTGGATCAGGCAACCACTTCCTATTCGTTCAACTCACCTGACGGACGGACCATCACCGGTACAACAACATCGAATACCGTGACAATTCCGGTGACATTACCGAATGTAACTGCGGTAAAATCGGCCTCGGTTAGCGATGTGGCTGTGGGGGAGACATTTACCTACACCGTGGTGACCGCGAATGGTGGCATTGAGCCGATTAACAACGTGATTCTCACAGATGCTGTCCCCGCTGGGTCTGCATTTGTTCTCGGAAGTGTAACTGTAGGAGGAAGTGCTGTAGCAGCAGCGAATCCGGGTAGTGGAATATCCATTGGGACCCTTGCTGCAGGAAGTTCTGCGACAGTGACTTTCCAGGTTAATGTTCAATCCTTACCTTCATCGGGTTCACTTGCGAATCGGGCTTCCGTTTCCTATAGTTCAGGTGCATTTACGGGCATTTCCAACTCCAATTCCATTACAACCCCCGTATACCAGCCGATTATTGCCATTAACAAGTCGGCAAGTCAAACAAGTGCTACCCTGGGAGATCAGCTTGCTTATACACTGGTCGTTAGCAGCAGCGGTAATTTGGGAGCACAGGTTACGGTGACTGATACCATTCCTGCTGGTCTCACATTTGTGCCTAACTCGGTAACGGTAAATGGTACTGCCCGTCCGGGTGTAAGTCCATTAACCGGAATTGCGCTGGGCAGTCTTCAGCCAGGAACCACGACCACCATCGTATTTCGAGCTACGCTTAATATTCTTCCATCTCCGCCAACGCTGGAGAACCAGGGGACAGCAACCTATACGTACCAGCTTCCAAGCGGACGAAGTCTGTCAGGCAGCAGCCAATCCAACGTCGTTCGTATTGCAGCATCAGCACCTAACGTCTCGATCAGCAAAACCGTAAATACTCCCGATGCCACTGTAGGAGATGTACTTACCTATAGGGTTATTGCAACGAACACGGGGGTAAGCGCAGTTCAAAATCTCGTTGTTTCTGATACGCCGTCCGGATCGGAATTCGTCCCGGGCAGCGTCACAATTAATGGAACTACCGCTGGAAGTGCAAGCCCAATTGCAGGAATTGTTGTGGGAACCCTGAATAGCTCCAGCAGCGTAACCGTGACTTATCAAGCAAGGGTGACCTCCGTTCCGGCTTCGGGTTCGGTTACCAATCGGGCGAGTGCAGCATTTACGTCAGGCAGTTTTAATGGCGTTTCTTCATCAATTACCGTTAGTACACCGATATTCCAGCCTGTCATACAAGTGGTGAAATCAGCAAGTACAACCAATCTGACGGTAGGCGATACCTTTAATTACAGCATACAGATTAGCAACACGGGTAATATCGTATCCACGGTTACCTTGACAGATCCTATTCCTGCTGGAGCTGTATTCAGCACGAACAGCGTCATTATCAATGGAGTACCTACTCCTGGTGTGAACCCGGCAACCGGGATTAATCTGGGTTCGATTGCGGCTGGCTCAAGCGCAACGGTAACCTTTGTTGCAACGGTTACAAGTTTGCCTAGTTCTAGGCAGTTGACTAATCAGGCGGTTGGATCATATTCCTACACTCTTCCGAGTGGACGAACGATTGCCGGCTTTTCTTCATCGAATACGATCACAATTCCCGTTTCTCTGCCAAATGTATCCATTGTAGACAGCAGCAATGTTGCATCTGGCGTAGTGGGGGATGTCATACGATACACATCTGTTATAAGGAACAACGGAACAGTAGCAGTTAACAATGTGATCTATGTTAATCCTCTTCCTTCGAATACCCCATTTGTACCCGGAAGCGTCATTGTGAACGGGGCTTCATCCTCGCTCTCCAATCCGACCGCCGGCATTCCACTCGGTACCCTGGCTCCAGGAGCTGAGGTTACCGTAACTTTTGAGGTGACGATTACCATGCCGATCCCTTCACAGATTAACAATCAGTCGACGGTCAGCTTCACATCCGGTTCATTTTCGGGGTCCTCATCATCCAACACAACACAGACTCCGGTCATTCAACCGCAGATTTCACTCGTCAAAACGGCTAATACAATCAATGCAACTGTAGGTGATACAGTTGTATACACAGTGACCGTTAGCAACACAGGCAATTTGCAGGCAAATGTTACGGTATCGGATACCATTCCCGCTGCAACGACGTTTGTAGCCAACAGTGTAGTGGTATCTGGTATACCGCAGCCCGGAGCAGCGCCAGGAACCGGCATTCCGGTAGGCGTCGTAGCAGCGGGAGCGACAGCAGTGGTCACGTTCGCCGTCGTTGTGAATACCCTTCCATCTCCTCAGCAGCTCAGCAACTTTGCTACCTCAACCTTTACCTTTACTCCTCCAGACGGACGAACCTTAACAGGAAACGCGGCATCAAATACGTTAACGTTTCCGGTGTCATCTCCAAACGTTGCTGTAGTTAAAAGTACACCATCGACAGCGGCTGCCGTTGGTGATACCGTTACTTACTCCATACTGATCACGAACAGCGGGATTGCCCCCGTAAACAATATTCAGTTTTCGGATCCGATTCCTTCCGGAGCCACCTTTGTAACAGGCAGTGTTACGGTAAATGGGGTGGCACAACCCGGAGCCAATCCCGCAGGGGGAATATCGCTTGGTACGCTAGCTCCTGGAGCGTCTGCTACTGTTACATTTAGTATCCGTGTCAATGCAATTCCTTCAAGTGGTCAATTAAGCAATCAGTCCACAGTAAGTTTCACCTCGGGAGCATTCTCAAGCACAACATTCTCTAATACGGTGGTCACGCCTGTACTCCAACCCATTCTTACTGCGCAAAAGAGGGCAAGTACACAAAATGCGACCGTTGGAGATACGGTCAGCTACACGATTACCGTCTCTAATCAGGGGAACTTTGGGGCTCAAATTAACCTGACGGATAATATCCCTGCGGGTACCATTCTTGTTCCAAACAGTGTCATTGTGAATGGTCAGCCACTGCCTGCTGCAAATCCAGCCACAAGTATTCCCGCTGGAACGGTAGCTGCCGGAGCAACAACAACCATTACCTTTTCAGTCATCATTGACACCTTGCCATCCCCGCAGCAGCTGGTGAATCAGGCCTCAGTCGCTCTTTCCTTTACACTACCCGATGGCCGGATCATTACAGGTTCTGTTCTGTCCAATGTACTTACTATTCCCGTCTCAGCTCCGGATGTACTTGTAGTGAAATCGACGACATCCACGGCAGTTTCTGTTGGGGATATTGTAACGTATAGCGTCGCAGTAACGAACAACGGTATTGAGACGGTCAACAATGTGGTCTTTACGGATGCAGTGCCGACAAGTACCGTTCTAACTGCAAACGGCGTGTTTGTAGATGGCGTTCTTCGCCCAGGTGCTAACCCTTCCACAGGTATTACGATTGGTTCCATTGCACCAGGAGTTACCGTTACCGTCGTATTTAGTGTACGGGTTACAGCGCTCCCGGCCAGTGCTGCTCTGAACAATCAGTCCACAGTTAGCTTTACATCAGGTACGTTCTCAGCCACCACGTTCTCTAATACAGTTACAACGCCGGTATATCAACCAATTCTCACTGCGGTCAAGTCAGGAAGTCAAGCTGTAGCCACAGTAGGAGACACCATTGTGTATAGCATTGCCATCTCCAATGCCGGGAACTATGGGGCTTCTGTCACGCTGACAGATACCATTCCTGCAGGAACTGAACTCGTTCCCAATAGCGTTATTATAAATGGCGCCTCTGCGCCGGGTGCCAATCCCGCTTCGGGTATTCCGCTAGGTGTTATTTCCACAACAACCATCGTCTTGTTCTCGGTCGTCATCGTTACGCTTCCTTTGAGTCAGTCAATAACAAATCAGGCTTCAGCGACCTTTACGTATACACTCCCAGATGGAAGAACACTGGGAGGCAGTCTAACCTCCAATGCACTCAATATACAAGTATCTGCTCCGGATGTACGCGTAGTGAAAACGACAACGGCTGCTGATGCTGTTGTGGGCGATACCATTGTGTATGAGATGGTTGTGACCAATGACGGAATTGAGCAGGTTAACAACGTGGTGTTAACCGATCCGATTGATCCGGCGGTTACTTTTGTTGCCGGTAGTGTGCTGGTGGATGGCGTTCCACGTGCCTCTGCAAACCCTGCTTTGGGGATCGCGCTTGGAACGTTGGCACCTGGAGCATCTGTAGCCGTATCCTATGCAGTCAGGGTCAATTCACTACCTACGCCACCGCAGGTGAGCAGTCAATCATCCGTAAGTTTTACATCAGGTACTTTTTCGGGAGCAACCTATTCCAATACAGTGGTTACGCCGATCTATCAGCCGATTATTGCCGTAACCAAAACCGCAAATACGTCCAATGCGACCGTGGGTGACACCATTGTTTATTCTTTTTCCATTAATAATAGTGGAAACCTTGCTGCTAATCTGACGTTGACCGATAACATTCCGGACGGGGCTGTGCTTGTTCCAAATAGCGTTTTGATCGATGGTGTTCCACAGCCAGGTGCCAATCCGGAAGCAGGCATCGTTGTGGGTACCATAACGCCAGGGGGAACGGTTAATGTAACAGTTACCCTTGAAGTTACTGTGGATACGCTGCCGCAGAATCAGCGGTTGACCAACCAAGCTGTGGCCAATTATACATTTAGCCCACCGGATGGCCGTCAGTTGACAGGTACTGTATCTTCCAACGTTCTGGTGATTCCTGTTTCTGCACCGAACGTGACTGTCGTTAAAAGCACAAGTGCCATTGATGCTGTTGTAGGAGATGTGATCACTTATACGGTTACGGTCACTAACAGTGGCATCGAAGTGGTCAATAACGTGGTCATGGTAGACCCTGTACCAACAGGCACCGTATTTGTACCGGGAAGTGTGACGGTGGATAGTGTGGCAAGGCCTACCGGAAATCCGAATACAGGAATAACGCTCGGTTCAATTGCTGCCGGTGCTTCAGTTACTGTTACATTCCGAGTAGAGGTTGTGGTGATATGA
- a CDS encoding YolD-like family protein, whose product MAKAKVAKRPTRDEFELEELGNQLVEAFHERSEVLLTVWGKEDQVHGVIVKLDSRTRLVHVEYTEEEFTAKVPFLDIMRVDSPRY is encoded by the coding sequence TTGGCAAAAGCAAAAGTTGCAAAAAGACCTACCCGGGATGAGTTTGAACTGGAAGAATTGGGGAACCAATTGGTTGAAGCTTTTCATGAACGTTCGGAAGTGTTACTAACCGTGTGGGGCAAGGAAGATCAGGTTCATGGGGTGATTGTGAAGTTGGACTCACGTACCAGACTTGTGCATGTGGAGTATACCGAGGAAGAATTCACAGCCAAAGTGCCGTTCCTGGATATTATGCGCGTTGATTCTCCACGTTACTGA
- a CDS encoding ferritin, with translation MSKELTEALNEQMNFEFYSAHVYQAMAAYCSGESLDGFANFFIVQAEEERFHAMKIYKFLNDRGQRATLAALPEPKNEYSSMLDVFEHGYAHEQQNTKKFYNLADIALNEREHATMYFLKWFIDEQVEEEALFDNIIQKLRRIEKDSNAFYMLDAEFGKRSFTAPAE, from the coding sequence ATGAGTAAAGAGTTAACAGAAGCTTTGAACGAACAGATGAACTTCGAATTTTATTCGGCTCACGTATATCAAGCGATGGCTGCATACTGTTCCGGTGAAAGCCTGGACGGATTTGCCAATTTCTTCATCGTTCAGGCAGAGGAAGAGCGGTTCCATGCAATGAAAATATACAAATTTCTGAATGACCGCGGACAACGCGCAACCCTTGCTGCATTGCCAGAGCCGAAGAATGAATATTCCTCGATGCTGGATGTGTTTGAACATGGATATGCACACGAGCAGCAAAATACGAAAAAGTTCTACAATCTGGCAGACATTGCCCTGAATGAGCGTGAACATGCCACGATGTATTTCCTGAAATGGTTCATCGATGAGCAAGTCGAAGAGGAAGCTTTGTTTGATAATATCATCCAGAAGCTGCGCCGCATCGAAAAAGACAGCAATGCCTTCTACATGCTGGACGCCGAATTTGGTAAACGTTCGTTCACAGCTCCTGCGGAATAA
- a CDS encoding polysaccharide deacetylase family protein, translating into MLHIRKTFITALAILLIIPLLLPHSALAASSASKNAGNKASSKIIYLTFDDGPTAHTGQLLDILDQYNAKATFFMLGPQMEKFQKATKRIVADGHGLGLHGVTHVPGKFYKSAYSGLKEMQQANASLNKVAGVKTSLVRTPYGSKPYLKPAYRNVLLGQGGFHLWDWNVDSEDWKYKKDHQKVYYSMMKQIHNVQKSGTTPVVLMHDQEATLKVLPQVLKTLKAEGYQFEVLTKKVQPVNFWNDKR; encoded by the coding sequence ATGCTACATATTCGTAAAACGTTCATCACCGCACTTGCTATTCTATTGATCATTCCATTGTTATTGCCGCATTCAGCATTAGCTGCATCATCCGCATCCAAGAATGCTGGAAATAAAGCGAGTTCCAAAATCATATATCTAACTTTTGATGATGGCCCGACCGCTCACACGGGACAATTATTGGATATTCTGGACCAGTACAATGCCAAAGCAACGTTCTTCATGCTTGGACCTCAGATGGAGAAGTTTCAGAAGGCCACCAAGCGTATTGTTGCAGACGGACATGGACTAGGCTTGCACGGTGTAACACATGTTCCCGGCAAATTTTATAAATCCGCATACAGCGGCTTGAAAGAAATGCAGCAGGCGAATGCAAGTTTGAATAAAGTGGCAGGTGTCAAAACTAGTCTTGTCCGTACACCGTACGGCAGCAAACCTTATCTCAAGCCGGCATATCGCAATGTTCTACTGGGTCAGGGTGGATTCCATTTGTGGGATTGGAATGTCGACTCCGAAGATTGGAAATACAAGAAGGATCATCAGAAAGTCTACTACAGCATGATGAAGCAGATCCATAATGTGCAGAAAAGCGGAACTACCCCTGTGGTCCTGATGCATGACCAGGAAGCGACATTGAAAGTACTTCCGCAAGTGTTAAAAACACTGAAAGCAGAAGGATACCAGTTTGAAGTGCTCACAAAGAAAGTGCAGCCGGTGAATTTCTGGAATGACAAACGTTAA
- a CDS encoding response regulator transcription factor, with product MIRIIIAEDQRMMLGALSSLLNLEEDMEVVGRASNGQEALDLVRELTPDICLMDIEMPVKSGLEAAEELKGMNCKVIILTTFARTGYFERALKGGVRGYLLKDSPIEELAEAIRQVMNGRRIFAPDLVDEAYVQENPLTEREHAVLGLMADGKNTKEIAGHLFITTGTVRNYISIILNKLNASNRIEAITRSKEKGWFK from the coding sequence ATGATCAGGATCATCATTGCCGAAGATCAGCGCATGATGCTGGGGGCGTTGTCCTCTCTGCTCAATCTGGAAGAGGATATGGAAGTCGTGGGACGCGCAAGCAATGGACAGGAAGCTCTCGATCTCGTCAGGGAGCTTACACCGGACATCTGTCTGATGGACATTGAAATGCCAGTCAAAAGTGGCCTGGAGGCCGCTGAGGAACTTAAAGGCATGAACTGTAAAGTCATTATTTTAACTACCTTTGCCCGGACCGGATACTTCGAACGAGCTTTGAAGGGCGGTGTACGAGGTTATCTGTTAAAGGATAGCCCCATCGAGGAATTGGCTGAAGCGATCCGTCAGGTCATGAACGGACGACGTATTTTTGCACCCGATTTGGTGGACGAGGCTTATGTACAGGAGAACCCGCTAACCGAGCGTGAACATGCCGTTCTCGGTCTGATGGCAGATGGTAAAAATACAAAAGAAATTGCCGGACATCTATTTATTACAACCGGTACGGTGCGAAATTACATTTCGATTATCCTTAACAAATTAAATGCGAGTAACCGCATTGAAGCCATTACCCGTTCAAAGGAAAAAGGATGGTTCAAATGA
- a CDS encoding sensor histidine kinase has protein sequence MQKWMQLFYKNTGLNPYVWLVFFILPFYYISQYSKLWPMVAGIFIILFFFVCYLLAFITKGWQVYMWIGLLIAISITMTIAYDYAYFSLFLAFFIGNIKNKAGFFTLYSVNLAASFLTINYSFIKQSTLLLSQFPFVFITLMASILLPISTYNKNKREQLEGQLESANKRLDDLVKMEERQRIARDLHDTLGQKLSLIGLKTDLAKRLLRMNPDQAEIELNDLRQTASTALKEVREMVTTMRGTQLVDELFRAEQILKAASIEFVLEGNPKLQDTSQLNENVLGMCLKEAVTNVIKHSQAEVCTIRIEQTIADNVLTIQDNGVGIERTRKQERRGTGILGMKERLEFVNGCLDIRSGADLEGTGIVIHVPKLVRKPIKEVEQ, from the coding sequence ATTCAAAAGTGGATGCAGCTCTTTTATAAAAATACAGGTTTAAATCCGTATGTATGGCTCGTCTTTTTCATCCTGCCCTTCTATTATATTTCACAATATTCCAAATTGTGGCCCATGGTTGCGGGTATTTTCATCATTCTGTTCTTCTTTGTTTGTTATCTGCTTGCCTTCATCACAAAGGGCTGGCAAGTCTATATGTGGATTGGACTCTTGATCGCCATATCGATTACGATGACCATCGCTTATGATTATGCCTATTTTTCATTATTTCTTGCTTTTTTTATTGGGAATATTAAAAATAAAGCCGGTTTCTTCACCCTCTATTCGGTGAACCTGGCAGCCAGTTTTCTTACCATTAATTATAGTTTCATCAAACAGAGCACCCTGTTGCTCAGTCAGTTCCCGTTTGTATTCATTACTCTTATGGCATCGATCCTGCTCCCGATTAGCACGTATAACAAAAACAAGCGTGAACAGCTGGAAGGTCAACTGGAGAGTGCGAACAAACGGCTGGATGATCTTGTGAAAATGGAAGAACGGCAGCGTATCGCTCGAGATCTGCATGATACGCTTGGACAGAAACTCTCTCTGATCGGTCTGAAAACCGATCTGGCGAAGCGCCTGCTCCGCATGAATCCCGATCAGGCCGAGATCGAATTAAACGATTTAAGACAGACGGCGAGCACGGCACTGAAGGAAGTCCGTGAAATGGTAACGACCATGCGTGGCACACAACTGGTGGATGAACTGTTCCGTGCCGAACAGATTCTGAAGGCAGCTTCGATTGAATTTGTACTGGAAGGCAATCCGAAGCTGCAGGATACGTCACAGCTAAATGAAAATGTACTCGGCATGTGTCTGAAAGAAGCCGTCACGAATGTGATCAAACATAGTCAGGCAGAGGTATGCACTATCCGTATCGAGCAGACAATCGCCGATAATGTATTAACGATTCAGGATAACGGAGTCGGAATAGAACGTACCCGCAAGCAAGAACGGCGCGGTACGGGAATATTGGGGATGAAAGAACGACTTGAATTTGTAAATGGTTGTCTGGATATTCGCTCTGGAGCAGACCTGGAAGGTACAGGTATTGTCATCCATGTTCCCAAGCTGGTTCGCAAACCGATAAAGGAGGTTGAACAATGA
- a CDS encoding fatty acid desaturase produces the protein MSRSKEMALKKEVTPYEKNNLRLSIRQLINTILPLLLLWTAAYFSLSISYWLTLPIALVASGFVLRTFIIFHDCCHGSFFKSKRANDILGTITGVLTLTPYQQWKAEHSIHHATSSNLDKRGVGDIWVMTVEEYKAASPWGRLFYRIYRNPLVMFGIGPFYVFLLAYRFNRKAARRKERINTHLTTVLIAALYSFMCWLIGWQAFVLVQTPVFFFSGFFGIWLFYVQHQFEDTYFEHEDEWSYVKAAVEGSSYYKLPRLLQWISGNIGFHHVHHLSPRVPNYYLEEAHNATPPLQKATTITLRSSLAALRFRLWDEESNRFVSFGEIKTLSRKPYIQPPIRVNNQAGLTEKP, from the coding sequence ATGAGCAGAAGCAAGGAAATGGCGCTAAAAAAAGAAGTCACCCCCTACGAAAAGAACAATCTCAGATTAAGTATCCGACAATTAATAAATACAATCCTTCCTCTCCTACTATTATGGACCGCAGCCTATTTCAGCTTGTCGATCTCTTACTGGCTGACACTGCCAATTGCTCTTGTAGCATCCGGTTTCGTACTGCGAACCTTTATTATCTTTCATGACTGCTGTCATGGTTCATTTTTTAAAAGCAAACGCGCCAATGACATTCTCGGAACCATTACAGGCGTTTTAACACTGACACCCTATCAGCAATGGAAAGCCGAGCATTCCATCCATCACGCAACCAGCAGTAATCTCGATAAACGTGGTGTAGGTGATATCTGGGTCATGACTGTAGAAGAATACAAAGCTGCTTCCCCTTGGGGTCGTCTCTTCTATCGAATTTATCGCAATCCGCTCGTGATGTTCGGCATTGGTCCTTTTTATGTATTTCTGCTCGCATACCGATTCAATCGAAAGGCCGCTCGACGCAAGGAACGCATCAATACTCACCTGACTACAGTGTTGATTGCAGCGCTTTATTCCTTCATGTGTTGGTTAATCGGCTGGCAGGCTTTTGTATTGGTTCAAACACCTGTCTTTTTCTTCTCCGGTTTCTTCGGGATCTGGCTGTTCTACGTACAGCATCAATTTGAAGATACCTATTTTGAACATGAAGATGAGTGGAGTTATGTAAAAGCTGCTGTAGAAGGTAGTTCGTATTACAAATTGCCAAGACTGCTGCAATGGATTAGCGGCAATATCGGGTTCCATCATGTACATCACTTGAGCCCGCGTGTTCCCAACTATTATTTGGAAGAAGCCCATAACGCAACACCGCCTTTGCAGAAGGCTACAACGATTACGCTGCGTTCCAGTCTTGCTGCCTTGCGCTTCCGTCTGTGGGACGAAGAATCCAATCGTTTTGTCAGCTTCGGCGAGATCAAAACCTTATCCCGCAAGCCTTACATTCAGCCGCCTATTCGAGTAAACAACCAAGCGGGTCTGACAGAGAAGCCTTAA